Proteins found in one Lepeophtheirus salmonis chromosome 9, UVic_Lsal_1.4, whole genome shotgun sequence genomic segment:
- the LOC121124164 gene encoding formimidoyltransferase-cyclodeaminase: MTQIIECVPNFSEGKDPKIIEAISDAVKSVQGVTLLDVDPGSSTNRTVYTFVGDPESIVEGALAAAKAAYSLIDMSKHSGEHPRLGALDVCPFIPVRGVTVEEAIQVSKNFGKRLADELSIPVYLYGYSADPNKPYRKTMPQIREGEYEGLKDKIQKKEWAPDFGPSTFVPSWGATVTGVRKFLIAYNVNLLGTKEQAHKIAIRIREKGAGKGKPGKFKCVQGMGWFLEECNIAQVSLNVTDMDETPMHAVFEECKSIANSINVAVAGSEVVGLLPLSTLLEAAEYYIKQENLFILEEDQKVKLAINRLGLSTLSPFNPKERIIEYCLPEVEGPLASLSVKDFILTVGARTPTPGGGSVSAVVGALGAGLCAMMGQLSWGRKKWEHIDKEMREILPGLVSPSRKMISFIDADTEAFNKYMTSLKLPSDTPEQIEAKEEAMDQGLKTSTGVPFNLAKLANNSWESAIQLAEIGNMNCKSDLEVGSKLLEVAVYGASRNVLTNLKDIKDEDFKKKMTTDIEKEVLIAKEKCALILEILERRDQEES, encoded by the exons ATGACTCAAATCATTGAGTGTGTTCCTAATTTCTCTGAGGGAAAGGATCCTAAG ATCATTGAGGCCATATCCGATGCAGTCAAGAGTGTGCAAGGCGTCACCCTCCTGGATGTGGATCCAGGCTCATCCACTAATCGCACAGTCTATACATTTGTTGGAGATCCGGAGTCTATTGTAGAAGGCGCCCTTGCAGCCGCTAAAGCCGCGTATTCCTTGATAGATATGAGCAAACATTCTGGAGAACATCCACGACTGGGAGCCCTTGATGTTTGCCCCTTTATTCCTGTCCGTGGAGTAACGGTGGAAGAAGCTATTCAAGTGTCAAAg AACTTTGGAAAGAGGCTGGCAGATGAATTGTCTATTCCTGTATATCTCTACGGCTATTCTGCGGATCCAAATAAACCCTATAGAAAAACTATGCCTCAAATCCGTGAAGGGGAATATGAAGGACTGAAAGATAAGATTCAAAAGAAGGAGTGGGCTCCAGATTTTGGACCAAGTACTTTTGTTCCGTCATGGGGTGCAACAGTGACGGGTGTGAGAAAGTTTTTGATTGCTTATAACGTGAATCTCTTAGGCACAAAGGAGCAGGCTCACAA aaTTGCAATTAGAATAAGGGAAAAGGGTGCTGGTAAGGGGAAACCCGGGAAATTTAAATGTGTTCAAGGTATGGGATGGTTCCTTGAGGAATGTAATATTGCACAAGTGTCTCTGAATGTGACTGATATGGACGAAACACCAATGCATGCTGTCTTTGAGGAATGTAAATCCATTGCAAATTCAATCAATGTGGCCGTAGCAGGATCAGAGGTTGTGGGTCTTCTTCCACTCTCAACTCTATTGGAGGCTGCTGAATACTATATTAAACaagaaaatctatttattcttgaggaggatCAAAAAGTAAAGCTTGCCATCAATCGGTTAGGCCTCTCCACACTTTCTCCCTTCAATCCAAA AGAGCGGATCATTGAGTATTGTCTTCCTGAGGTAGAGGGCCCACTTGCAAGTCTGTCTGTGAAGGACTTTATTCTTACTGTAGGAGCTAGGACACCTACTCCTGGAGGAGGATCCGTCTCTGCCGTCGTTGGAGCACTT GGAGCTGGACTCTGTGCCATGATGGGTCAGCTTTCATGGGGTCGAAAAAAATGGGAGCATATTGATAAGGAAATGAGAGAAATCCTTCCAGGGCTTGTGTCTCCTTCTagaaaaatgatttcctttatAGACGCAGATACAGAGGCTTTCAATAAATACATGACCTCTCTCAAACTCCCCTCTGACACCCCCGAACAGATTGAAGCTAAGGAAGAAGCAATGGATCAAGGATTAAAAACATCGACAGGAGTACCTTTTAACTTGGCAAAGCTTGCAAACAATTCATGGGAATCAGCCATTCAATTAGCTGAAATCGGGAATATGAACTGTAAATCCGATTTAGAG GTAGGCTCCAAGCTCCTTGAGGTAGCAGTATATGGAGCATCACGTAACGTACTCACAAACCTTAAGGACATTAAGGATGAGGATTTCAAGAAAAAGATGACTACCGATATTGAAAAGGAAGTGCTCATTGCAAAAGAGAAATGTGCTCTAATCTTGGAAATCCTTGAAAGACGAGATCAAGAGGAATCATGA